A stretch of the Pseudomonas sp. ACM7 genome encodes the following:
- the rhtA gene encoding threonine/homoserine exporter RhtA, whose protein sequence is MNDQPRSLASTLFSVGLLLIAMASIQSGASLAKSMFPIIGAQGTTTLRLIFASVIMMLILRPWRAKLTAKSLRTVIVYGMALGGMNFLFYMSLQTVPLGIAVALEFTGPLAVAIYASRRAIDFLWIALAAVGLLLLIPMGEATAGIDLVGAGYALGAGVCWALYILFGQKAGADNGVQTAALGVMIAALFVAPIGIFHAGAALLTPSLIPVAIAVAILSTAVPYTLEMVALTRIPTRTFGTLMSIEPAIGALSGLLFLHEYLSLSQWMAIMCIILASIGATMTMGSAAKPAVAAD, encoded by the coding sequence ATGAATGACCAACCTCGCAGCCTTGCCTCGACCCTGTTTTCGGTTGGCCTGCTATTGATAGCCATGGCATCCATCCAGTCGGGAGCCTCCCTTGCTAAAAGCATGTTCCCCATTATCGGTGCGCAAGGGACCACCACCCTGCGGCTGATCTTCGCCAGCGTGATCATGATGTTGATACTGCGCCCCTGGCGAGCGAAGCTCACCGCAAAATCCTTGCGCACCGTCATCGTCTACGGAATGGCGCTGGGCGGCATGAACTTCCTCTTCTATATGTCCTTGCAAACCGTCCCCCTTGGTATCGCGGTTGCGCTGGAATTCACCGGCCCACTGGCGGTAGCCATCTACGCCTCACGTCGCGCGATCGACTTTTTGTGGATCGCCCTGGCCGCCGTCGGCTTGCTGCTGTTAATACCTATGGGAGAAGCGACCGCGGGAATAGATCTGGTAGGCGCCGGTTATGCATTGGGCGCAGGTGTCTGCTGGGCGCTGTACATTCTGTTCGGCCAAAAGGCCGGCGCCGACAATGGTGTGCAGACCGCGGCACTCGGGGTGATGATTGCGGCACTTTTTGTGGCCCCTATCGGCATCTTCCATGCTGGCGCAGCACTGCTCACTCCCTCACTGATCCCCGTGGCCATCGCTGTCGCCATTCTGTCCACCGCCGTGCCCTACACGCTGGAGATGGTCGCCCTCACCCGAATCCCGACCCGGACATTCGGCACGTTGATGAGCATTGAACCTGCGATCGGCGCACTGTCAGGCCTGTTGTTTCTCCATGAGTACCTATCACTGTCACAATGGATGGCCATCATGTGCATCATTCTGGCTTCCATAGGCGCAACCATGACGATGGGGAGTGCGGCCAAACCTGCTGTCGCTGCAGATTGA
- a CDS encoding SDR family oxidoreductase: MNNKKVVLVVGAGDATGGAIAKRFAQEGFVACVTRRSADKLLPLVDAIKADGGDAHGFACDARKEEDVIALVEQIESQIGPIEAFVFNIGANVPCSILEETARKYFKIWEMACFSGFLNAREVAKRMAKRQRGTILFTGATAGLRGASGFAAFAGAKHGIRALAQSMARELGPMNIHVAHVVVDGAIDTDFIRESFPEKYATKDQDGILNPEHIAENYWYLHSQPRDAWTFELDLRPWSERW, from the coding sequence ATGAATAACAAGAAGGTCGTACTGGTTGTAGGTGCAGGGGATGCCACCGGCGGCGCAATTGCAAAACGCTTTGCGCAGGAAGGATTTGTGGCGTGTGTAACCCGCCGCAGCGCGGACAAACTCCTGCCGTTGGTGGACGCCATCAAGGCCGATGGCGGTGACGCCCACGGATTTGCCTGCGATGCGCGCAAGGAAGAGGACGTGATTGCTTTAGTTGAGCAGATCGAAAGCCAGATTGGCCCGATCGAAGCGTTCGTTTTCAACATCGGCGCCAATGTGCCTTGCAGTATTCTCGAAGAAACCGCGCGCAAATATTTCAAGATATGGGAAATGGCCTGCTTCTCGGGTTTTCTCAACGCTCGTGAAGTGGCCAAGCGCATGGCCAAGCGTCAACGGGGTACGATCTTGTTCACCGGCGCTACCGCCGGCCTGCGTGGGGCCTCAGGATTTGCAGCGTTCGCCGGCGCCAAGCACGGGATTCGCGCCCTGGCGCAAAGCATGGCGCGTGAATTGGGGCCGATGAACATTCACGTCGCCCATGTTGTAGTCGACGGTGCCATCGATACCGATTTTATCCGCGAGAGTTTCCCCGAAAAGTACGCGACCAAGGACCAGGACGGCATTCTCAATCCAGAGCACATTGCCGAGAACTATTGGTACCTGCACAGCCAGCCCCGTGACGCATGGACCTTCGAGCTGGACCTGCGCCCCTGGAGCGAACGCTGGTAA
- a CDS encoding TetR/AcrR family transcriptional regulator: protein MRYSTNHKLETKEKLLESSAVSAKKSGFSTVGVDGLMKAIGLSGGAFYSHFSSKDELFASIVERELSQSLERLGADQSPEKLQRCLKHYLSMAHVEHPESGCALPALGAEIARSDVMIRQQAENWICRLQKSWAQVLESDSLAWAILSQCIGALVIARMLATPDIQRAVLKSSYDEIGRQIAGPRT from the coding sequence ATGCGTTACTCGACCAATCACAAACTGGAAACCAAAGAGAAACTACTTGAAAGCAGTGCGGTGTCGGCCAAGAAGTCTGGTTTTTCAACGGTAGGTGTCGACGGTTTGATGAAGGCGATCGGTTTGAGTGGCGGGGCGTTCTACAGTCACTTTTCGTCGAAGGATGAGCTGTTCGCTTCAATCGTCGAGCGTGAGCTGTCTCAAAGCCTGGAGCGTTTAGGGGCGGACCAGAGTCCTGAGAAGCTCCAGCGCTGCCTGAAACACTATCTGAGCATGGCCCATGTCGAGCACCCGGAATCCGGTTGTGCTTTGCCGGCATTGGGGGCTGAGATTGCACGTTCAGACGTGATGATTCGTCAGCAGGCGGAGAACTGGATTTGTCGGCTTCAGAAGAGTTGGGCGCAGGTTCTGGAAAGCGACAGCCTGGCCTGGGCGATTCTGTCGCAATGTATCGGTGCGTTGGTCATTGCGCGAATGCTGGCCACGCCGGACATTCAGCGCGCGGTACTGAAGTCCAGTTACGATGAGATTGGCCGCCAGATCGCAGGTCCACGAACCTGA
- a CDS encoding TIGR03571 family LLM class oxidoreductase, whose product MHPRFQRLLGSNGFSIGLELPLDNDWSSDGQRLRIAEERPFGVPDLKQHAAMAHLADKAGFGALWVRDVPVYDPDFGDAAQVFETFSYLGYLAGITDNIMLGTAAVVLPLRQPWLTLKAANSVDELSDGRLLLGVASGDRPMEYPLFGVDYDQRGEIFRETVELLRSQGEGRLPEGARLLPERDQPVPLLVAGLGQQSPAWIGQHMDGWLAYPGTPDEHRRRVGLWREVGGNKPYISFVHLDLAANPHAPMRRVRFGGSCGRLELIDELQALREAGVQHVGLHLRRSERPVAEVIEEIAEYVLPKFH is encoded by the coding sequence ATGCATCCACGATTTCAACGATTACTGGGCTCCAATGGATTTTCCATTGGGCTGGAACTGCCCCTGGATAACGATTGGTCCAGCGATGGGCAGCGGCTGCGGATTGCCGAGGAGCGGCCGTTTGGAGTTCCGGACCTGAAGCAGCACGCCGCTATGGCGCACCTCGCAGACAAGGCTGGTTTCGGCGCTCTGTGGGTACGCGATGTGCCGGTTTATGATCCCGATTTTGGTGATGCGGCACAGGTGTTCGAAACCTTTTCCTACCTTGGCTACCTGGCCGGGATCACTGACAACATCATGCTCGGTACAGCGGCGGTTGTATTGCCGTTGCGTCAGCCTTGGCTAACGCTCAAGGCAGCCAACAGTGTTGATGAACTGAGTGATGGACGTCTGCTACTGGGTGTGGCCAGTGGCGACCGACCTATGGAGTATCCATTGTTTGGTGTGGACTACGATCAGCGGGGCGAGATCTTTCGCGAGACGGTTGAGTTGTTGCGCAGCCAAGGTGAAGGCCGCTTGCCGGAAGGTGCTCGCCTGTTACCGGAGCGAGATCAGCCAGTGCCATTGCTGGTTGCAGGTCTTGGTCAGCAATCCCCTGCGTGGATCGGCCAACACATGGACGGCTGGCTCGCCTACCCTGGCACTCCGGATGAGCATCGGCGCCGAGTGGGACTGTGGCGGGAGGTCGGTGGTAATAAACCCTACATCAGCTTCGTTCACTTGGATCTGGCGGCCAATCCTCATGCACCGATGCGACGCGTTCGTTTTGGCGGCAGCTGCGGGAGACTGGAATTGATCGATGAGCTTCAGGCTTTGCGTGAAGCAGGTGTGCAGCACGTTGGCTTGCATCTACGTCGTAGCGAGCGACCGGTTGCCGAGGTTATTGAAGAGATTGCTGAATACGTTCTGCCGAAGTTCCACTAA
- a CDS encoding 2-hydroxychromene-2-carboxylate isomerase, with the protein MSKTVEFYFDLGSPATYLAYTQLPKICEQTDSQLIYIPILLGGIFKATGNASPATIPAKGRYMFQDLDRYAKRYGVPLKFNPQFPINTLMLMRAVTGIQLRHPERFQAFIDCLFHALWVEGHSLDDLATVASVLTQNGFDPNAVLALTADEEVKATLKDNTEKAVQRGVFGAPSMFVDNQLFFGQDRLDFVLEALS; encoded by the coding sequence ATGAGCAAAACCGTGGAGTTCTATTTCGACCTCGGCAGCCCCGCCACCTACCTGGCCTATACCCAACTGCCGAAGATCTGCGAGCAGACCGACAGCCAGTTGATCTACATACCCATCCTGCTGGGAGGTATCTTCAAAGCCACTGGTAACGCCTCCCCCGCAACCATCCCCGCCAAGGGCCGCTACATGTTTCAAGACCTGGACCGCTACGCCAAGCGCTATGGCGTGCCACTAAAGTTCAATCCCCAATTCCCTATCAACACCCTGATGCTGATGCGCGCTGTCACCGGCATACAGTTGCGCCATCCCGAGCGCTTTCAGGCGTTCATCGATTGCCTGTTTCACGCCCTCTGGGTTGAAGGCCACAGCCTCGATGACCTGGCGACTGTCGCGTCAGTACTGACACAGAACGGTTTCGATCCCAATGCGGTGCTGGCCCTGACCGCCGATGAGGAAGTCAAAGCCACTCTCAAGGACAACACAGAGAAAGCGGTGCAACGGGGCGTATTCGGTGCCCCGAGCATGTTTGTCGATAATCAGCTGTTCTTCGGCCAGGATCGCCTGGACTTCGTCCTTGAAGCCCTGAGTTAA